A region of Paenibacillus sp. JNUCC-31 DNA encodes the following proteins:
- a CDS encoding sporulation protein: MSFFKKMLASVGVGAAKVNTELHTPEVTPGGVISGTVYIEGGEVEQNVDRIYLTIKTQYIREHNDRNVNETAVVAKYLLTEGFILQPGAKLEKSFSFDLPENLPITLHRAEVWVETGLDISSAMDPSDRDRLHVVPTKDMNTVLDAIDILGFKLREVTNDYAPKLGGNLPFVQEFEFVPTSKFRGYLDELEVLFYPMGDSLELLLQIDRRARGLGGMFSEAMGTDESFVRLHLYERHLARGAHSVAQGLEEVISKHL; the protein is encoded by the coding sequence GGAGCAGCCAAAGTAAATACTGAATTACATACACCAGAGGTTACACCTGGAGGGGTCATCTCGGGGACCGTGTACATCGAGGGCGGAGAAGTGGAACAGAATGTGGACCGAATCTACCTTACGATCAAAACCCAATACATACGAGAGCACAATGATCGAAATGTAAATGAAACTGCCGTTGTAGCCAAATACTTGCTCACAGAAGGTTTTATATTACAGCCTGGAGCCAAACTGGAAAAATCCTTCTCATTTGACCTGCCAGAAAATCTTCCGATTACACTCCATCGTGCAGAAGTGTGGGTTGAAACTGGCCTCGATATCTCAAGCGCCATGGACCCCTCAGACCGAGACAGACTACACGTAGTTCCTACAAAAGACATGAACACCGTGCTTGATGCGATTGATATCCTTGGTTTCAAACTTCGTGAAGTGACCAACGACTATGCCCCGAAGCTGGGTGGTAATCTTCCCTTTGTACAGGAATTTGAATTCGTGCCCACGAGCAAGTTCCGCGGCTATTTGGATGAGCTGGAAGTACTGTTCTATCCGATGGGAGATTCGCTTGAACTATTGCTTCAGATCGACCGCCGTGCACGCGGACTCGGTGGCATGTTCTCGGAAGCAATGGGCACGGATGAGAGCTTCGTCCGTCTGCATCTCTACGAGAGACACCTTGCACGGGGTGCACATTCGGTTGCCCAAGGTCTGGAAGAAGTCATTTCCAAGCATTTATAG